A window of Cryptomeria japonica chromosome 3, Sugi_1.0, whole genome shotgun sequence contains these coding sequences:
- the LOC131874561 gene encoding 1-aminocyclopropane-1-carboxylate oxidase-like, giving the protein MAAITAGSAAVPVIDMKKLNGEDRNIAMAEIDTACQQWGFFQLLNHGIPQSLLDKVQELFKEHYKNSMDAQFLKSAPVQMLNKALSEQDCIKIEADWESGFFLQHSSHQPAMASPALPADLKEAMDEFAEEMSRLADRMLGIMDENLGLEKGYLKKALSGKDSPFFGTKMCHYPPCPRPDIIDGLRSHTDAGGIILLLQDDKVDGLQVLKDGTWFDVQPMSHAIVIDIGDQLEVITNGKYKSMWHRVLAKTDGNRMSVASFYNPSSSAKVYPAPSLVRDIPNTENYPEFISADYMRIYGEQKFLAKEPRIEAMRAILPAY; this is encoded by the exons ATGGCTGCTATTACTGCTGGTTCTGCTGCTGTTCCAGTGATAGATATGAAGAAGTTGAATGGAGAAGATAGAAATATTGCCATGGCTGAGATTGACACTGCATGTCAACAGTGGGGATTTTTTCAG CTTCTGAACCATGGTATTCCTCAAAGTCTTTTAGATAAAGTGCAGGAACTTTTCAAGGAACATTACAAGAACTCCATGGATGCCCAGTTTCTAAAATCTGCTCCTGTCCAAATGCTGAATAAAGCTTTGTCTGAACAAGATTGCATTAAAATAGAGGCTGACTGGGAATCAGGATTCTTTCTCCAGCATTCCTCACATCAACCTGCTATGGCGTCTCCTGCTTTGCCTGCTGACTTGAA AGAAGCCATGGATGAATTTGCAGAAGAAATGAGTAGATTGGCAGATAGAATGTTAGGCATAATGGATGAGAATCTGGGACTTGAGAAAGGCTATCTGAAAAAAGCTTTATCAGGAAAAGATAGCCCTTTCTTTGGCACAAAAATGTGTCACTACCCTCCATGCCCAAGGCCAGACATCATAGATGGCCTCCGATCTCACACAGATGCTGGTGGAATCATTTTGCTATTACAAGATGATAAAGTAGATGGTCTTCAAGTTCTCAAGGATGGAACCTGGTTTGATGTCCAACCAATGAGCCATGCAATTGTTATTGACATTGGAGATCAGTTGGAA GTTATTACAAACGGGAAATACAAAAGCATGTGGCATCGAGTACTTGCTAAAACAGATGGAAACAGAATGTCAGTGGCATCATTTTATAACCCTTCAAGCTCTGCCAAAGTATATCCGGCTCCTAGCCTCGTTAGAGATATACCCAATACTGAGAATTATCCAGAGTTCATATCAGCAGATTATATGAGGATATATGGAGAGCAAAAGTTCCTTGCCAAGGAACCTAGAATTGAAGCCATGAGAGCCATCTTGCCAGCCTATTGA